One genomic window of Staphylococcus hsinchuensis includes the following:
- the tpiA gene encoding triose-phosphate isomerase — protein sequence MRKPIIAGNWKMNKTVQEAKDFINELPVLPDTKEVESLICAPTIQLDALVTLVNDGKAEGLQIGAQNAFYEDNGAFTGETSPVALADLGVKYVVIGHSERRDIFHETDEEINKKAHAVFNHDMTPIICVGETDEERESGKANEVVGNQVKKAVEGLSEEQLKQVVIAYEPVWAIGTGKSSNAQDANEMCGHVRQTIADLANDDVAQATRIQYGGSVKPHNINEYMAQSDIDGALVGGASLKVDDFVQLLEGAK from the coding sequence ATGAGAAAACCAATTATTGCAGGTAACTGGAAAATGAATAAAACAGTTCAAGAAGCGAAAGATTTTATTAATGAATTACCAGTATTACCAGATACTAAAGAAGTAGAATCATTAATTTGTGCACCAACTATTCAATTAGATGCACTTGTTACTTTAGTAAATGACGGTAAAGCTGAAGGCCTACAAATAGGTGCTCAAAATGCATTTTATGAAGATAATGGTGCATTTACTGGTGAAACATCTCCAGTTGCATTAGCAGATTTAGGTGTTAAATATGTAGTTATTGGACACTCTGAACGTCGTGATATTTTCCACGAAACAGATGAAGAAATTAACAAGAAAGCACACGCTGTATTCAACCATGACATGACACCTATTATTTGTGTAGGTGAAACAGACGAAGAACGCGAAAGTGGTAAAGCTAACGAAGTTGTTGGCAATCAAGTTAAGAAAGCTGTTGAAGGTTTATCAGAAGAACAACTAAAACAAGTTGTCATCGCGTATGAACCTGTTTGGGCTATCGGTACTGGTAAATCATCTAACGCACAAGATGCAAACGAAATGTGCGGACATGTAAGACAAACAATTGCTGATTTAGCAAATGATGATGTGGCTCAAGCTACACGTATTCAATATGGTGGTAGTGTTAAACCTCATAACATCAATGAATACATGGCTCAATCAGACATTGACGGCGCACTTGTTGGTGGCGCATCACTTAAAGTAGATGATTTCGTTCAATTGTTAGAAGGTGCTAAGTAA
- the gap gene encoding type I glyceraldehyde-3-phosphate dehydrogenase, protein MAVKVAINGFGRIGRLAFRRIQKVDGIDVVAVNDLTDDEMLAHLLKYDTMQGRFTGEVEVESDGFRVNGSEIKSFSEPDPSKLPWKDLDIDVVLECTGLFTEKEKAEAHIEAGAKKVLISAPAKGDLKTIVYNTNHDQLDGSETVVSGASCTTNSLAPVAKVLNDDFGLVEGFMTTIHAYTGDQSTQDSPHRKGDKRRARAAAENIIPNSTGAAKAIGLVIPEIDGKLDGGAQRVPVATGSLTELTVVLEKDVTIEDVNKAMKNASTESFGYTEDEIVSSDVIGMTYGSLFDATQTRVMTVGDRQLVKVAAWYDNEMSYTSQLVRTLNHLASQSK, encoded by the coding sequence ATGGCAGTAAAAGTAGCAATTAATGGTTTTGGTAGAATCGGTCGTTTAGCATTCAGAAGAATTCAAAAAGTTGACGGCATCGACGTAGTAGCAGTTAACGATTTAACTGACGACGAAATGTTAGCGCATCTATTAAAATATGACACTATGCAAGGACGCTTCACAGGAGAAGTTGAAGTAGAATCAGATGGTTTCCGCGTAAATGGTTCAGAAATCAAATCATTCTCAGAACCAGATCCAAGCAAATTACCTTGGAAAGACTTAGACATCGATGTAGTACTTGAATGTACTGGTTTATTCACTGAAAAAGAAAAAGCAGAAGCTCACATCGAAGCAGGTGCTAAAAAAGTATTAATCTCAGCACCAGCTAAAGGTGACTTAAAAACAATCGTATATAACACAAACCATGACCAATTAGACGGTTCAGAAACAGTTGTTTCAGGTGCTTCATGTACAACTAATTCATTAGCTCCAGTAGCTAAAGTATTAAATGATGACTTTGGTTTAGTTGAAGGCTTCATGACAACAATCCACGCATACACTGGTGACCAAAGTACACAAGATTCACCTCACCGTAAAGGCGACAAACGTCGTGCGCGTGCTGCAGCAGAAAACATCATCCCTAACTCAACAGGTGCTGCTAAAGCAATCGGCTTAGTAATCCCTGAAATCGATGGTAAATTAGATGGCGGTGCGCAACGTGTACCTGTTGCAACTGGTTCATTAACTGAATTAACTGTTGTATTAGAAAAAGACGTTACAATCGAAGACGTAAACAAAGCAATGAAAAACGCTTCAACTGAATCATTCGGTTACACTGAAGACGAAATCGTTTCATCAGATGTAATTGGTATGACTTACGGTTCATTATTTGACGCTACTCAAACACGTGTTATGACAGTTGGAGATCGCCAATTAGTTAAAGTTGCAGCTTGGTATGACAACGAAATGTCATATACTTCACAATTAGTACGTACTTTAAATCACTTAGCATCACAATCTAAATAA
- a CDS encoding TIGR01777 family oxidoreductase — protein MKNYLITGGTGMIGSELINAIVHSEAHITVLTRQNIQTSQSQITYINWSQPNWESQVPSDIDFVINLAGASLNQRWTQSYKQEIMLSRLKATQALYDLFKDRTHKPSVFFNASAVGYYPPDLYRTYTELDQTLPFDFLSEVVYQWERKARQFETLGTRVIIGRFGMVLSNQDGALPLMKLPYELNVGGKVGSGRQWYSWIHIDDVVRAILFTINSDKAQGVFNFTAPIIERQNMFGYTIARVTERPHYTWVPAPFLRLLLGEMSTVVLDTQKVIPNKLQAINFEFKYSNLKSALESILK, from the coding sequence TTGAAAAATTATTTAATTACAGGCGGCACTGGTATGATCGGTTCAGAGTTAATCAATGCCATTGTCCATAGTGAAGCCCATATCACTGTATTAACGAGACAGAATATTCAAACGTCACAATCACAAATAACATATATCAATTGGTCACAGCCAAATTGGGAATCACAAGTTCCAAGTGACATCGACTTTGTAATCAATCTCGCAGGTGCTAGTTTAAATCAACGATGGACACAATCGTATAAACAAGAAATTATGTTAAGTCGACTGAAAGCTACACAAGCTTTATACGACTTATTTAAAGACCGCACACATAAGCCGTCAGTGTTCTTTAATGCGAGTGCTGTCGGGTATTACCCGCCTGATTTATATCGTACCTATACTGAACTAGATCAAACGTTACCTTTTGATTTCTTATCTGAAGTGGTCTATCAATGGGAACGTAAAGCTCGACAGTTTGAGACTTTAGGTACACGCGTCATCATTGGACGATTTGGTATGGTACTCTCAAATCAAGACGGTGCATTACCATTAATGAAACTACCTTATGAATTAAATGTCGGTGGTAAGGTTGGTTCAGGTAGGCAATGGTACTCATGGATTCACATTGATGATGTAGTTCGAGCTATTCTTTTCACAATTAATTCCGATAAAGCTCAGGGTGTATTTAATTTCACAGCGCCTATCATCGAACGTCAAAATATGTTCGGCTATACGATTGCACGTGTGACAGAGCGTCCACATTATACTTGGGTGCCCGCACCATTTCTTAGATTACTACTCGGTGAAATGTCGACAGTCGTATTAGATACTCAAAAAGTAATCCCTAACAAACTTCAAGCGATCAATTTCGAATTTAAATATTCAAACTTAAAATCAGCGTTAGAATCAATATTAAAATAA
- a CDS encoding DUF4887 domain-containing protein, whose amino-acid sequence MSNRNGGMSSFAKIVSGVIVLLLISGLVFAVFAFVDHSNKAKERLNEQKQEENKDKDKKKDDKKDEDKDKDKDKDKDKKDNDSSKQTQQTQQKQQPSKTVEKSTEQKPTKEQTSEKRSTQEPSTREKRTTEEKSTQERTQEKSTEEKTQEKRTSEKPSTQQKSTEQRSTTERSTQEPSTKEKTAEDDSKQQSSQEGNSAKQQASTEEKKTKQSTSQSSSQQPKSSEQSSSKQQSSKQQSNQNSGQSSSQNSDEPSSSSDSSSNSSSQSSEQSDED is encoded by the coding sequence ATGTCGAACCGAAATGGTGGAATGAGTTCTTTTGCTAAAATTGTTAGTGGCGTTATCGTTTTATTATTGATCAGTGGTTTAGTGTTTGCAGTATTTGCATTCGTTGATCATTCTAATAAGGCTAAAGAACGCTTAAACGAACAAAAGCAAGAAGAGAACAAAGATAAAGATAAGAAAAAAGACGATAAAAAGGATGAGGATAAAGACAAAGATAAAGACAAAGATAAAGACAAAAAAGATAATGACTCATCTAAACAAACACAACAAACACAACAGAAACAACAACCAAGTAAAACAGTAGAAAAATCAACAGAGCAGAAACCAACAAAAGAACAAACTTCTGAAAAACGTAGTACTCAAGAGCCATCAACACGTGAAAAACGTACGACAGAAGAAAAATCAACACAAGAGCGTACACAAGAAAAATCCACTGAAGAAAAAACACAAGAAAAACGCACTTCAGAAAAACCATCTACACAACAAAAATCAACAGAGCAACGTTCTACAACAGAGCGCTCAACGCAAGAACCTTCAACAAAAGAAAAAACAGCTGAAGATGACTCAAAACAACAATCATCCCAAGAAGGCAATAGTGCGAAACAACAAGCTTCGACAGAGGAAAAAAAAACTAAACAATCAACTAGTCAGTCTTCTTCGCAACAACCAAAATCATCTGAACAGTCATCAAGTAAACAACAATCAAGCAAACAACAATCTAACCAAAATAGTGGCCAAAGCTCATCACAAAATAGTGATGAGCCATCATCAAGTAGTGATTCTAGCTCAAATAGTAGTTCACAATCCTCTGAACAAAGTGACGAGGACTAA
- the trxB gene encoding thioredoxin-disulfide reductase produces MTEQVDFDVAIIGAGPAGMTAAVYASRANLSTVMIERGMPGGQMANTEEVENFPGFEMITGPDLSTKMFEHAKKFGAKYQYGDIKSIEDKVDYKVIDLGNNEITARAVIISTGAEYKKIGVPGEEELGGRGVSYCAVCDGAFFKGKKLFVIGGGDSAVEEGTFLTKFADSVTIVHRRDELRAQSILQERAFKNDKIDFIWSHTLKTINEKDGKVGSVTLESTKDGSEQQLDADGVFVYIGMKPLTAPFTDLGITNDVGYIETHDDMSTKVPGIYAAGDVRDKGLRQIVTATGDGSIAAQSAIAYIEQLKEKLEV; encoded by the coding sequence ATGACTGAACAAGTGGATTTTGATGTGGCTATTATTGGTGCTGGACCTGCTGGTATGACGGCAGCAGTTTATGCATCACGTGCAAATTTAAGTACAGTTATGATCGAACGTGGTATGCCAGGCGGACAAATGGCCAATACCGAAGAGGTTGAAAACTTTCCTGGCTTTGAAATGATAACAGGACCTGACCTTTCAACTAAGATGTTTGAACATGCTAAAAAGTTCGGTGCAAAGTATCAATACGGAGATATCAAGTCTATCGAAGATAAAGTTGATTACAAAGTCATTGATTTAGGGAACAACGAAATTACTGCACGTGCAGTAATTATTTCAACTGGTGCTGAATATAAAAAAATCGGTGTACCTGGTGAAGAAGAACTTGGTGGCCGTGGCGTAAGTTATTGTGCAGTGTGCGATGGTGCATTCTTTAAAGGGAAAAAGCTATTCGTCATTGGCGGCGGTGATTCTGCTGTCGAAGAAGGTACTTTCTTAACGAAATTCGCAGATAGCGTAACAATTGTTCACCGTAGAGATGAATTACGTGCCCAAAGCATTTTACAAGAAAGAGCGTTTAAAAATGACAAGATTGATTTTATTTGGAGCCACACATTGAAAACAATCAATGAAAAAGATGGTAAAGTAGGCTCAGTAACGCTTGAATCAACGAAAGATGGTTCAGAACAACAATTAGATGCTGACGGTGTTTTCGTCTACATTGGAATGAAACCATTAACAGCGCCATTTACAGATTTAGGCATCACAAATGACGTTGGGTATATCGAAACACATGATGATATGAGCACGAAAGTGCCTGGTATTTATGCTGCAGGAGATGTGCGCGACAAAGGGTTACGTCAAATTGTAACAGCTACGGGCGACGGTAGTATTGCAGCGCAAAGTGCAATTGCATATATCGAACAGTTGAAAGAAAAATTAGAAGTATAA
- the clpP gene encoding ATP-dependent Clp endopeptidase proteolytic subunit ClpP — MNLIPTVIETTNRGERAYDIYSRLLKDRIIMLGSQIDDNVANSIVSQLLFLQAQDAEKDIYLYINSPGGSVTAGFAIYDTIQHIKPDVQTICIGMAASMGSFLLSAGAKGKRFALPNAEVMIHQPLGGAQGQATEIEIAANHILKTRAKLNKILAERTGQSIEKIEKDTDRDNFLSAEEAKEYGLVDHVMEPEA; from the coding sequence ATGAATTTAATACCTACAGTAATTGAAACAACAAACCGTGGGGAACGTGCTTATGATATTTACTCACGTTTATTAAAAGACCGTATCATCATGTTAGGTTCACAAATTGATGATAACGTAGCAAACTCAATTGTATCACAATTATTATTCTTACAAGCTCAAGATGCTGAAAAAGATATTTATCTTTATATAAATTCACCAGGTGGTAGCGTAACTGCTGGTTTCGCTATTTACGATACAATCCAACACATCAAACCAGATGTACAAACAATTTGTATCGGCATGGCAGCGTCTATGGGATCATTCCTACTTTCAGCAGGTGCGAAAGGTAAACGTTTTGCATTACCAAATGCTGAAGTAATGATTCACCAACCATTAGGTGGCGCACAAGGACAAGCAACAGAAATCGAAATTGCTGCTAACCACATCTTAAAAACACGTGCTAAATTAAACAAAATTTTAGCAGAACGTACAGGTCAATCAATAGAAAAAATTGAAAAAGATACAGACCGTGACAACTTCTTATCTGCTGAAGAAGCAAAAGAATACGGCTTAGTAGACCATGTTATGGAACCTGAAGCATAA
- a CDS encoding gluconeogenesis factor YvcK family protein, translated as MRRIKLVLIGGGTGLSVLARGLKDYQIDITTIVTVSDDGGSTGKIRNEMDIPAPGDIRNVISALSETESTLEQLFQYRFKENQIEGHSLGNLLIAALTNITDDFGHAVKELSEILNIKGRVIPSTNASVRLNAVMEDGEVIYGESEIPKRNKRIKNVFLEPEDVEPMEEAVQALENADLIVMGPGSLYTSVISNLCVKGISEALLKCDAPKLYVSNVMTQPGETNGYTVLDHVNAIHNQIGEKCIDYALCGSQTYNNDVLERYKKDNAAPVKNDSEAMKRLGIKVFTHPDLIEISSEIYVRHNTEVLAKMIYEIALRETSTIQFKRNTDE; from the coding sequence ATGAGAAGAATCAAACTTGTCCTCATCGGTGGAGGTACAGGTTTATCCGTTTTAGCAAGAGGTTTAAAGGATTATCAAATTGATATTACGACGATTGTAACTGTTTCAGACGATGGTGGTAGTACAGGTAAGATAAGAAATGAAATGGATATACCAGCACCAGGGGATATACGAAATGTAATTTCTGCATTAAGTGAAACTGAATCGACATTGGAACAATTATTCCAATATCGCTTTAAAGAAAATCAAATTGAAGGGCATTCATTAGGAAATTTATTAATTGCGGCTCTGACAAATATTACTGATGACTTTGGTCATGCGGTGAAAGAGCTAAGCGAAATACTTAACATTAAAGGACGCGTCATACCATCTACAAACGCGAGTGTACGTTTAAATGCTGTCATGGAAGATGGTGAGGTCATTTATGGAGAGTCTGAAATTCCTAAACGAAATAAACGTATAAAAAATGTCTTTTTAGAACCCGAAGATGTTGAACCTATGGAAGAAGCCGTACAGGCTTTAGAAAATGCCGACCTCATAGTTATGGGGCCAGGCTCATTATATACAAGTGTGATTTCAAATCTTTGTGTCAAAGGTATTTCAGAAGCATTATTAAAATGTGATGCCCCTAAATTGTATGTGTCTAATGTTATGACACAACCAGGTGAAACAAATGGCTATACTGTATTAGATCACGTCAACGCAATTCATAATCAAATTGGTGAAAAATGTATTGATTATGCACTTTGTGGTTCACAAACATATAATAACGATGTACTTGAACGTTATAAAAAAGATAATGCTGCACCTGTTAAAAACGATTCAGAAGCTATGAAACGACTTGGTATTAAGGTTTTTACACATCCAGATTTAATTGAAATTTCATCGGAAATTTATGTAAGACATAATACCGAAGTGTTGGCGAAGATGATTTATGAAATTGCGTTAAGAGAAACATCAACAATCCAATTCAAGAGAAATACAGATGAATAA
- a CDS encoding sugar-binding transcriptional regulator encodes MKDLIKIQQNLVPELVEKMYRRFSILTTISKYQPVGRRSLSEYMDLTERVLRSETDVLKEQSLIKVKPTGMEITDKGESTIRQLQSYFNSYSDEHHLAQSIKEQFNIQDVFIVPGDSDSDKTVKVELSTQGGQLVEEVLHEDAVVAVTGGSTMAYLSDAMHRQPYSVFFVPARGGLGENVIYQANTIAASMAQQTGGDYTTLYVPDNVNESTYNTLMLEPSVIQTLSKIKESDITVHGIGDALKMARRRQSSIEVIEKLQHHKASGEAFGYYFDDQGNIVHKARTIGLQLEDLESKKFIFAVAGGKSKGEAIKAYLSIAPKNTVLITDEGAANIIVNHSNKK; translated from the coding sequence GTGAAAGACTTGATAAAAATTCAACAGAATCTAGTTCCAGAACTCGTTGAAAAAATGTATCGACGTTTTTCAATTCTCACTACTATCTCAAAATATCAACCAGTGGGGAGACGAAGTTTAAGTGAGTATATGGATTTAACTGAGCGTGTGTTACGTTCTGAAACAGATGTGTTAAAGGAACAATCACTCATAAAGGTTAAACCAACTGGTATGGAAATCACAGATAAAGGTGAATCCACTATTCGACAATTGCAAAGTTACTTTAATAGTTATTCTGATGAACATCATCTCGCTCAATCAATTAAAGAGCAATTTAACATTCAAGATGTATTTATTGTGCCAGGTGATTCTGATTCTGATAAAACAGTTAAAGTTGAACTATCGACGCAAGGTGGACAGCTCGTTGAAGAGGTGTTACACGAAGATGCAGTTGTTGCAGTGACTGGTGGCTCAACAATGGCATATTTAAGCGATGCTATGCATCGGCAACCCTATAGTGTATTTTTCGTCCCAGCACGTGGTGGTCTTGGCGAGAATGTGATTTACCAAGCAAATACAATTGCCGCAAGTATGGCACAACAAACAGGTGGCGATTATACAACATTATACGTTCCGGATAATGTAAATGAATCAACTTATAATACGTTAATGTTGGAACCTTCTGTGATTCAAACGCTCAGTAAGATTAAAGAATCCGATATTACAGTTCATGGAATTGGTGATGCGCTGAAGATGGCACGTAGACGTCAATCGTCAATCGAAGTCATCGAAAAACTTCAACATCATAAAGCTTCAGGCGAAGCATTCGGATATTATTTTGATGATCAAGGAAATATTGTTCATAAAGCAAGAACAATTGGACTTCAATTAGAAGACCTTGAATCAAAGAAGTTTATTTTTGCCGTTGCAGGGGGTAAGTCAAAAGGAGAAGCAATAAAAGCTTATCTTTCAATAGCTCCTAAAAATACAGTGTTAATCACTGATGAAGGTGCGGCAAATATTATCGTAAATCATAGTAATAAAAAGTGA
- a CDS encoding phosphoglycerate kinase produces the protein MAKKIVSDIEVKGKTVLVRADFNVPMKDGEITDDNRIVQALPTIKHLIENGGKVVLFSHLGKVKEESDKESLTLKPVAQELTDKLGQEVKFVPETRGEQLEQAVKELNEGDVLLVENTRFEDLDGKKESKNDPELGKYWASLGDVFVNDAFGTAHREHASNVGIASNLETVAGFLMEKEIKYIGGVVENPEKPVVAILGGAKVSDKIGVITNLLKIADKVLIGGGMSYTFFKAQGKEIGQSLLEEDKIDFAKELLDQHGDQIVLPVDCKVAKEFSNDAEITEVSVDEIPEDQEAMDVGPKTVELFKEQLQGAHTVVWNGPMGVFEFSNFAKGTIGVCEAIAELKDANTIIGGGDSAAAAISLGYADDFSHISTGGGASLEYLEGKTLPGVQAISDK, from the coding sequence ATGGCTAAAAAAATTGTATCTGACATAGAAGTTAAAGGTAAAACTGTTCTTGTTCGTGCGGATTTCAATGTTCCAATGAAAGACGGAGAAATCACTGATGATAACCGTATCGTTCAAGCTTTGCCTACAATTAAACATTTAATTGAAAATGGCGGGAAAGTCGTTTTATTCTCACATTTAGGTAAAGTTAAAGAAGAAAGCGATAAAGAATCATTAACATTAAAACCTGTAGCTCAAGAACTTACTGACAAATTAGGTCAAGAGGTTAAATTTGTTCCTGAAACACGTGGCGAACAACTTGAGCAAGCAGTAAAGGAATTAAATGAAGGTGACGTGTTATTAGTAGAAAATACACGTTTTGAAGACCTAGATGGTAAAAAAGAATCTAAAAATGATCCTGAACTAGGTAAATACTGGGCGTCTCTTGGAGATGTATTTGTAAATGACGCATTCGGAACAGCTCACCGTGAACATGCTTCAAACGTAGGTATTGCATCTAATTTAGAAACAGTAGCTGGATTCTTAATGGAAAAAGAAATTAAGTATATCGGCGGTGTTGTTGAGAATCCTGAAAAACCAGTAGTAGCTATACTTGGTGGAGCTAAGGTTTCAGACAAAATCGGCGTAATTACTAACTTATTAAAAATTGCGGATAAAGTATTAATTGGTGGAGGCATGTCATACACATTCTTTAAAGCGCAAGGTAAAGAAATTGGCCAATCACTATTAGAAGAAGATAAAATTGATTTCGCAAAAGAATTACTAGATCAACATGGCGATCAAATCGTATTACCAGTTGATTGTAAAGTAGCGAAAGAATTTTCAAATGATGCTGAAATCACTGAAGTATCTGTAGATGAAATCCCAGAAGACCAAGAAGCGATGGACGTTGGTCCGAAGACAGTTGAACTATTCAAAGAACAACTTCAAGGTGCTCACACAGTAGTTTGGAATGGACCTATGGGTGTATTCGAATTCAGCAACTTTGCAAAAGGAACAATTGGTGTTTGTGAAGCCATCGCTGAATTAAAAGACGCTAACACAATTATCGGTGGCGGCGATTCTGCAGCAGCAGCAATCTCTCTAGGGTATGCTGATGACTTTAGCCACATTTCAACTGGTGGCGGTGCTTCATTAGAATATCTAGAAGGTAAAACATTACCAGGCGTACAAGCTATTTCAGATAAATAA
- the whiA gene encoding DNA-binding protein WhiA, producing MSFASDMKNELTRIEVDEINAKAELSALIRMNGALSLSNQQFIINVQTENATTARRIYSLIKKVFKVEVELLVRKKMKLKKNNIYICRIKARAREILNDLGILKNGIFTHEIDEAMIQDDEMRRSYLRGAFLAGGSVNNPETSSYHLEIFSLYEDHSEGLTQLMNSYGLNAKHLERKKGSIAYLKEAEKISDFLSLIGGYQALLKFEDVRIVRDMRNSVNRLVNCETANLNKTVSAAMKQVESILLIDQEIGLDNLPDRLREIAKLRVEHQDVSLKELGEMMSTGKISKSGVNHRLRKLNEMADKLRSGEIIEL from the coding sequence ATGAGCTTTGCGTCTGATATGAAAAATGAGCTGACGAGAATCGAAGTAGATGAAATCAATGCTAAAGCAGAGCTCAGTGCACTTATCCGAATGAATGGTGCACTCAGTTTATCCAACCAACAATTTATCATTAATGTTCAAACTGAAAATGCCACGACAGCACGTAGAATTTATTCATTAATTAAAAAGGTATTTAAAGTTGAAGTTGAACTACTTGTAAGAAAGAAAATGAAATTAAAAAAGAACAATATTTATATCTGTCGCATAAAAGCTCGCGCACGTGAAATACTAAATGATTTAGGCATTTTAAAGAATGGTATATTCACGCATGAGATTGATGAAGCGATGATTCAAGATGATGAAATGAGACGAAGTTATCTACGAGGTGCTTTTTTAGCAGGTGGTTCAGTCAACAACCCTGAAACATCTTCGTATCATTTAGAGATTTTCTCATTATATGAAGATCATTCAGAAGGTTTAACGCAATTGATGAATAGTTATGGATTGAATGCTAAACATTTAGAACGTAAGAAGGGCAGTATTGCCTATTTAAAAGAAGCTGAAAAAATTTCTGATTTCTTAAGTTTAATCGGTGGTTATCAAGCGTTATTGAAATTTGAAGACGTGCGTATTGTTCGTGATATGAGAAATTCAGTTAATCGTTTAGTTAATTGCGAAACTGCAAACTTAAACAAAACAGTAAGTGCTGCTATGAAACAAGTTGAAAGCATTTTACTGATTGATCAAGAAATTGGTTTAGATAACTTACCTGATAGATTGAGAGAAATTGCGAAGTTAAGAGTTGAACATCAAGACGTTTCATTAAAAGAGTTAGGTGAAATGATGTCTACCGGAAAGATTTCGAAATCTGGGGTAAACCATCGTTTAAGAAAGTTAAACGAAATGGCAGATAAACTCCGCAGTGGTGAAATTATTGAATTATAA
- the rapZ gene encoding RNase adapter RapZ, whose amino-acid sequence MQREEKEIVKSELLVVTGLSGAGKSVVIQSLEDIGYFCVDNLPPILLGKFVDLMDQGNPSLQKVAIAIDLRGKELFEALIQEIDQIKSNTDVIVDIMFLEATNNKLISRYKETRRAHPLTYNGQRSLIDAIEEERSLLSEIKSLANYTIDTSHMKPKALRNQIRDYFNDSDFQTFNINVISFGFKHGIQIDADLVFDVRFLPNPHYVDELRPLTGEDEAVYKYVMKWKETNIFYEKLMDLLKFMVPGYKKEGKSQLVIAIGCTGGQHRSVALAKRIGAELQESFDYNVYVHHRDAHIESGVK is encoded by the coding sequence ATGCAACGAGAAGAAAAAGAAATAGTAAAAAGCGAATTATTGGTTGTTACTGGATTATCAGGAGCAGGAAAATCAGTAGTCATTCAAAGTTTAGAAGACATTGGTTATTTTTGCGTAGATAATTTACCTCCAATCTTATTGGGAAAATTTGTAGATTTAATGGATCAAGGTAATCCATCTTTACAAAAGGTAGCGATTGCTATTGATTTACGTGGTAAGGAATTATTTGAAGCGTTAATTCAAGAAATTGATCAAATTAAGAGTAATACAGACGTTATTGTAGACATTATGTTTCTTGAAGCTACAAATAATAAGCTTATTTCTCGTTATAAGGAAACACGAAGAGCACATCCATTAACTTATAATGGTCAACGTTCATTAATTGATGCAATTGAAGAAGAGCGCAGTTTATTGAGTGAAATTAAAAGTCTTGCGAATTACACAATAGATACTTCACATATGAAACCTAAAGCGCTACGTAATCAGATACGTGACTATTTTAACGATAGTGATTTCCAAACATTTAATATCAATGTCATCAGTTTCGGTTTTAAACATGGCATTCAAATAGATGCAGACTTGGTATTCGACGTAAGATTTTTACCAAATCCGCACTACGTTGATGAATTAAGGCCATTAACTGGTGAAGACGAAGCGGTATACAAATATGTGATGAAATGGAAAGAAACGAATATATTTTATGAAAAGTTAATGGACTTGTTGAAATTTATGGTTCCGGGTTATAAGAAGGAAGGTAAATCACAACTTGTCATAGCAATTGGATGTACAGGTGGACAACATAGATCAGTTGCCTTAGCGAAACGCATTGGGGCAGAACTACAAGAGAGCTTTGATTATAATGTTTATGTTCATCATCGTGATGCACATATAGAAAGTGGCGTGAAATAA